The following are from one region of the Arthrobacter sp. TMP15 genome:
- a CDS encoding Asp23/Gls24 family envelope stress response protein — protein MDAHNQASYSSSTANPEGTQGRTTIAEAAVAKVVGVAVRGVAGVHAVGSGASRSLGAIREVVGATDLTQGVRVEVGESEVAVDIVLLAEYGYPLQALADTVRRAVYAAVQELVGRSVIEVNIEITDVFIPASESEKSVQRPRLAGRLGALDVQPPPPNSAAILPSASTKNHNNPMETGEQL, from the coding sequence ATGGACGCGCACAACCAGGCTTCATATTCTTCAAGCACAGCCAACCCGGAGGGCACCCAGGGCCGCACCACTATTGCCGAGGCAGCGGTGGCTAAGGTGGTGGGCGTGGCCGTTCGCGGTGTGGCAGGTGTCCATGCGGTGGGTTCCGGTGCGTCCCGCTCCCTTGGCGCGATTCGCGAGGTTGTGGGGGCAACGGATCTAACCCAAGGTGTTCGTGTGGAGGTGGGTGAATCTGAAGTTGCTGTGGATATTGTTTTGCTGGCAGAGTACGGCTATCCACTGCAGGCCCTCGCCGACACGGTTCGTCGAGCCGTTTATGCCGCAGTGCAGGAGCTGGTGGGGCGCAGCGTCATTGAGGTGAATATTGAGATCACTGACGTGTTCATTCCGGCCTCTGAGTCCGAGAAGTCTGTTCAGCGTCCGCGCTTAGCAGGACGTTTGGGCGCGCTGGACGTACAGCCGCCCCCGCCAAATTCAGCGGCGATCCTGCCATCGGCGTCAACCAAGAACCACAACAATCCAATGGAAACCGGGGAACAGCTGTGA
- a CDS encoding signal peptidase I produces MKTPAPDIRRTGLRAVEVLLWCGAGLGTLSIMAALAAVFFGIVPLVFTSGSMTPEVPTGSLGLARTVTASELRVGDVVSVTAANETRITHRVFAVEQHADVTALTLKGDANPGPDQQTYAVTEADRVFFTAPYLGRIIMILTSPWGMFFGGLTAAALLLWAFRRRPSAPADSHLSSGDETARKLPEELPAKSIWHRAPHKRIRMSATLLAVGIPALLLTTVASGTAAFFTDTAKVTTTGFVAHRVLQPGPVTCTANASNITVGTTPLADTRYTYWARAYTSTGAAISGYKQLTGTPATAGFNTSNFTPPLAGGITYTMRIHSRVGDPGPTGSSGWESKIFQPVSFSTANGALKCGEAIVPPNIVFIQPTNGYTGNKADLQGRLDLDCAGIVGGICGTAIDPNGTVTSVEYILQRTGFGTYCYVPGGNPNGYPVGGSCVYRSAVLNGDKWTIPGNLYGGLIGWNYTLTIKAKDNSGAITEKAIKFRVEP; encoded by the coding sequence GTGAAAACACCAGCACCGGACATTCGTAGAACGGGCCTCCGAGCGGTCGAGGTACTACTCTGGTGCGGTGCCGGTCTTGGTACCCTGAGTATTATGGCCGCTCTCGCGGCAGTGTTCTTTGGCATCGTGCCGTTGGTGTTCACCTCAGGATCGATGACGCCTGAGGTACCAACAGGTTCCCTCGGCCTAGCTCGTACCGTGACAGCCAGCGAACTCCGAGTCGGCGACGTTGTCAGCGTCACCGCAGCCAATGAAACTCGCATCACACATCGGGTCTTTGCAGTCGAACAACACGCGGACGTCACTGCACTGACTCTTAAGGGTGACGCCAACCCGGGACCTGACCAACAGACCTACGCCGTCACGGAAGCCGACCGCGTTTTCTTCACGGCACCGTACCTCGGCCGGATCATCATGATCCTCACCAGTCCATGGGGAATGTTCTTCGGCGGCCTCACCGCTGCGGCACTTCTCCTATGGGCATTCCGCCGCCGGCCGTCGGCTCCTGCCGACTCGCACCTCAGCTCAGGGGACGAGACTGCGAGAAAATTACCGGAAGAGCTCCCTGCGAAGTCCATCTGGCACCGCGCACCCCATAAAAGGATTCGGATGAGCGCGACCCTGCTAGCCGTGGGCATTCCGGCCCTCCTACTCACAACCGTTGCCTCGGGAACTGCCGCATTTTTCACTGATACCGCCAAAGTGACAACCACGGGCTTCGTTGCGCACCGAGTGCTGCAGCCTGGCCCTGTTACTTGCACAGCCAACGCTAGTAACATCACAGTCGGTACTACTCCACTGGCTGATACTCGCTATACGTACTGGGCCCGTGCATACACCTCAACTGGTGCCGCGATCTCGGGCTACAAACAGCTGACCGGTACTCCAGCCACAGCCGGATTCAACACGTCCAATTTTACTCCTCCACTTGCCGGAGGCATAACCTACACCATGCGTATTCACTCTAGGGTCGGGGACCCTGGGCCTACAGGGTCATCGGGTTGGGAATCCAAGATATTCCAGCCGGTAAGTTTTAGCACAGCAAATGGGGCCCTCAAATGCGGAGAAGCCATCGTACCTCCGAACATCGTGTTCATTCAGCCAACCAACGGCTACACGGGAAACAAAGCAGATCTACAGGGCCGACTCGACCTGGACTGTGCTGGAATTGTGGGAGGTATCTGCGGAACGGCAATCGACCCGAACGGAACGGTGACATCTGTGGAGTACATTCTTCAGCGGACCGGCTTTGGCACGTATTGCTACGTCCCAGGAGGCAACCCCAATGGATACCCCGTGGGAGGATCGTGCGTCTACCGCAGTGCGGTACTCAACGGGGATAAATGGACCATCCCCGGCAACCTCTACGGCGGACTCATTGGCTGGAACTACACTCTCACCATCAAGGCGAAAGACAACAGTGGAGCGATCACGGAGAAAGCCATTAAATTCAGGGTGGAACCGTGA
- a CDS encoding TasA family protein: MLCLGIFAAPAAVGTMAYWTDEATIESGTFTAGTLDLTVGGTVADSNYLPGPGGTYEYSTLTIADLLPGESIARPFVVRNFGTTRFIYNGSVYTTNNALAASGTEGGLQVAIYAGGTPTNAATQTTGYRSGSCAGGNLLKNQEVSTSTSTVKVSPADISLAPGATQVHCVVVLLDLTAPNALQGARTQLIVKLDAKQVGAP; the protein is encoded by the coding sequence GTGCTCTGTCTCGGCATCTTCGCCGCCCCCGCAGCCGTGGGCACTATGGCCTACTGGACCGATGAAGCCACCATAGAGTCCGGAACGTTCACCGCAGGCACCTTGGACCTGACCGTGGGTGGCACAGTGGCAGACAGCAACTACCTCCCAGGCCCTGGTGGTACATACGAATACTCCACTTTGACAATTGCGGATCTGCTCCCTGGCGAGAGCATCGCCCGCCCGTTCGTTGTGCGCAATTTCGGCACCACCAGGTTCATCTACAACGGGTCTGTCTACACCACTAACAACGCCCTCGCTGCATCCGGCACTGAGGGCGGACTGCAGGTCGCAATCTATGCCGGTGGCACACCGACCAACGCCGCTACACAAACAACCGGGTACCGAAGTGGCAGCTGCGCCGGAGGAAACTTACTCAAAAATCAGGAAGTCAGCACCTCCACCAGTACCGTAAAAGTCTCCCCAGCGGACATCTCACTTGCCCCGGGCGCAACGCAGGTTCACTGCGTCGTGGTCTTATTGGATTTGACGGCACCGAACGCGCTCCAAGGTGCACGGACCCAACTAATAGTGAAGCTGGACGCCAAACAAGTCGGTGCTCCGTGA
- a CDS encoding LPXTG cell wall anchor domain-containing protein — translation MKRRLWSVLGLTAILFCLAASAAQASDEFHVSWDGDVWSEQLSEPLFEPTVRWVPGDFEVEVFYVRNQAEGGATLTIAVTAVDRDHLMVYEDIRLSARLASGDWVDLEHTEENFRLNNDELPAGEVSKVEVRAYFDSNSPNRSQNKELALNFRVILSDAQVAIENPEAPRADDEESTGPLPQTGTSGLHWLILAAGTAIGVGMAVLGIRKREESKHGPSH, via the coding sequence TTGAAGCGCCGCCTCTGGAGTGTTTTGGGTCTTACCGCCATCCTCTTCTGTTTGGCGGCGTCTGCCGCGCAAGCATCCGATGAGTTTCATGTCAGCTGGGACGGTGACGTCTGGTCGGAGCAGTTGAGCGAGCCCTTGTTCGAACCCACAGTACGCTGGGTTCCCGGCGACTTTGAGGTAGAAGTCTTTTATGTCCGCAACCAGGCTGAGGGTGGAGCGACCCTCACGATCGCAGTTACCGCCGTCGATCGAGATCACCTCATGGTCTATGAGGACATCAGACTCTCGGCGCGCCTTGCTTCAGGTGATTGGGTGGACTTGGAGCACACGGAGGAAAACTTCCGGTTGAACAACGATGAGTTGCCTGCTGGAGAGGTAAGTAAAGTCGAGGTGCGCGCGTATTTTGATTCGAACTCACCGAACCGCTCTCAGAACAAAGAATTGGCACTGAATTTTCGCGTGATACTTTCCGATGCACAAGTCGCAATCGAAAATCCTGAGGCGCCAAGGGCTGACGACGAAGAATCCACGGGGCCCCTTCCCCAGACGGGAACGTCAGGCCTCCACTGGTTAATCCTGGCTGCCGGAACTGCCATCGGGGTCGGCATGGCAGTACTGGGGATACGCAAGCGAGAGGAGAGCAAGCATGGGCCATCACACTGA
- a CDS encoding signal peptidase I, with the protein MVVRSFFRWFGQVLAWLLILSVAASVVVAVIIPRIAGATPYTILTGSMQPELPPGTLVVVRPVDADKISIGSVITYQLESGKATNVTHRVVSQGFNSKGGLRFQTQGDANKVPDENWVKPIQIKGQKWYAVPHLGYVNNMLAREERQMAVYVVAALLLGYAAFELIGAIRDRGGHRRTTADS; encoded by the coding sequence ATGGTCGTCCGGTCCTTTTTTCGCTGGTTCGGGCAGGTTCTTGCGTGGCTGCTGATCCTTTCGGTGGCAGCGAGCGTGGTGGTGGCGGTGATAATCCCGAGGATCGCTGGCGCAACACCGTACACGATCCTCACCGGGTCGATGCAACCGGAGCTGCCTCCCGGCACCCTGGTGGTGGTGAGACCGGTTGATGCTGACAAAATCAGCATCGGCTCGGTCATCACCTACCAACTCGAATCAGGCAAGGCGACCAATGTTACCCACCGTGTGGTGTCTCAAGGCTTCAACAGTAAGGGCGGCCTGCGGTTTCAGACTCAGGGAGATGCCAACAAAGTTCCTGACGAGAATTGGGTCAAACCAATACAGATCAAAGGACAGAAGTGGTACGCGGTGCCGCACCTAGGGTACGTCAACAACATGCTCGCCCGAGAGGAGAGACAGATGGCGGTCTATGTCGTGGCTGCACTCCTCCTTGGGTATGCGGCGTTCGAACTCATCGGAGCCATCCGAGATCGCGGAGGTCACCGCAGAACCACGGCCGACTCTTGA
- a CDS encoding alternate-type signal peptide domain-containing protein — protein MNKLTKGAIAAGAAGVLLLGGLGTLAFWSDSSVINGGAVTTGTLALGEPECGPDWVYAVGNAGAGETAALIVPGDTISKVCTFTITATGDNLEAGLVVPPEVTFTTTPDAPSLEATATASYTTGGLPTGATITSANNGETVTATIQVAFPFGDAASVNLNDTQGILATLNDITVSLTQTES, from the coding sequence ATGAATAAGTTGACCAAAGGTGCCATTGCGGCAGGTGCCGCAGGAGTCTTGCTGCTCGGTGGTCTCGGAACGCTGGCTTTCTGGAGCGACTCATCGGTCATCAACGGTGGGGCGGTGACCACCGGAACCCTGGCTCTGGGTGAGCCGGAATGCGGCCCAGACTGGGTATATGCGGTTGGTAATGCCGGAGCAGGTGAAACTGCGGCGCTGATTGTTCCAGGTGACACGATTTCCAAAGTATGCACGTTCACGATCACTGCAACCGGTGACAACCTAGAGGCGGGCCTTGTAGTCCCTCCGGAGGTAACCTTCACAACCACCCCGGATGCCCCCTCACTCGAGGCAACCGCCACAGCAAGTTACACCACGGGTGGCTTGCCGACTGGCGCCACAATAACTTCTGCTAATAACGGGGAAACTGTCACGGCCACGATCCAGGTTGCGTTTCCGTTCGGGGATGCGGCCAGTGTCAATCTCAACGACACGCAAGGCATCTTAGCTACCTTGAACGACATCACGGTTTCACTGACTCAGACTGAGTCCTGA
- a CDS encoding metallopeptidase family protein produces the protein MPENPLASIPSFAPFTMDEQEFDAAVEAAIERIPEELRGKMNNVAILICDDYVPEPGEDPTAVLLGLYEGTPLTERDAWWDSGSLPDRITIFRHPIMGICQNREEVIHEVTVSVVHEIAHHFGISDARLHELGWG, from the coding sequence ATGCCTGAAAATCCACTTGCCAGCATCCCCTCTTTCGCCCCGTTCACCATGGATGAACAGGAGTTTGACGCCGCCGTGGAAGCGGCTATTGAAAGGATCCCAGAAGAGCTGCGCGGGAAGATGAACAACGTGGCGATTCTTATCTGCGATGACTACGTCCCCGAACCGGGCGAGGATCCCACAGCGGTGTTGCTTGGGTTATATGAAGGAACGCCTCTGACTGAACGTGATGCGTGGTGGGACTCGGGATCCCTGCCTGACCGCATCACGATCTTCCGCCACCCGATCATGGGAATCTGCCAGAACCGTGAGGAAGTCATTCATGAAGTCACCGTGAGCGTGGTCCATGAGATCGCTCACCACTTTGGGATCAGCGACGCGCGTCTACATGAGCTCGGCTGGGGATAA